The following DNA comes from Metopolophium dirhodum isolate CAU chromosome 8, ASM1992520v1, whole genome shotgun sequence.
GGCAATGCGACATGCATACCAaaacgtattaaataattaatagttaatggCGGACGGAGGTCCTCATTTGtatcgataaaataaaacgatcGAATTCAAATTATGGATTTGTTTATTCGTTCTATAGTAATATTGAGCTCGTCCGTCATAGAATATAAGCTCTCGTGCACggcgtttaaaaaataaaaatatatagatggtacatagtaaaatacatagtaggtaggtacatacaataataatattatgatgtataaattataataatgtgcttgttgtttttagtacctatacctatatattatatgatattatcacTTATTATCTCGAACAATGTGTTGTTGTTGCAGATGTCCGGACACGGACGCGGACGAGCGGCGTGTCTAAAGGTCGAAGAAacgcttattataatttataatacaatataatatagacgtaaCTACTTTTTGTATTGCCAACGAGGGACCTATAATTTATACGCAAGAATCTCGGTGAACGATGTTTGGTACAGAAGTACAACAGGCCACATAGCGCTAATAAATACCAAcaaacctatataggtataggtactaggatttaaataaaaattgagcgtAAAATTGCTTAAACGTAATTTAAccctataatatcatattcgtGTTAATTACGGTAAGTCGGTAATGTTGAAGCATTCAATTACATAGCAATAATTTTCGTACCGATCCgaacaatatgtaataatattatattgtactaaagATCCAAGTCTAATTATGTCGGCTATCGCtgttattaaacttattatgtTAACGTAccctatacctatttattttttaacaatttaataattaatatagtaaattgtaCTAAATATCTAAATTGGATAACATATACGGGGCCAACGGTAAAATTCTTATTGTATggatgttacatattataccctattaataaatatggtaattaaatatttatcaacgtAAAAATACTAAACAGCTATATTGcggtcataaattatattttagtatttacatttcttaaataaaaatgtattgtgtataccAATTTATTCTTGAATACAATTAAGATTagattaatagtataatattatattgaagcactaaaaagtcaaaaaatctattggtaataaataattgaatttaaattttataaaatcttttgatcaacattatattatgttacactaaTAATTACAAAGACGATTCGAATcgatttggaaatttaaaattcacgacaacccatttaatataatacaatcaattCAATACTATATACAAACGAGGAATAAGATGATGATGTATATTCGGTACGGATTCGTTTATTCCTAAATTTGTGTCTAAAACAAAACTTAAACTTAACTCCTATTCgtgtcaataaatacattttattgacacGAAAAGGAGTCAATTTTGATTTACGACTCTATTGTGGAGCAAAGTATTTTGAAGCTAATAgcaatcagttttttttatgaactgcGTATTACTAGGtacagttattaaattatgtcaTTCACAtcagtaattaattaatgttgaaatatacctacttattaaattaggttaatacaatacatttgaaGTGATAAACGATAACTATGATACGAATATGGTAATTGGTATATGTACTCAAATTCTTTGTTTCAATAACAGTATGAACTTTTaagtattatagaatattatttaataaccaaacaaataatatttattgaacttCTTTAAATCTACAATGATCAGAAATCTTGtgctattaatttaattatttccaaTAGACTGTCACTGttagtacctactaattttcttttagtccaaaaattctatataatattaatagaatagaataaaaataggtaggtgggtagattattaaattgatgataaataataatatagattaataaCTTACCCAGAGCTTTACAGAACTCGTCAAAATTTTCGCTGGTTTCGAGCTTGAACTTTTTATCGAAAATCAGTGACATTCTTTATTGATTGGTTCTACTGACTAGCGACTGCAGTACAATATAAAACTGTTCAATTTTTCTTTCCGGCGGTCAGACGATTACTGCACAAACGTGTAAAGGTACCGCGTGAATTTATAGTCCACAGCTAACAAGcacttatttatattcaattcgTGTCTGATCGGGGGATTTTGTGTTCAGTAAAGGAACGTgagaaatattatatgcattttacgattatcatattttttttataacgcatttatctataaaatatcaataacgtgattacataaaataatatcataatatatacattcttGAATGCGTTcgcgtttataaaatatataaatcaattgaaccgatttaaattattattatcaaagtacACAACTTTAATCGTAATAGTAAAACGGACGATTGCCATGTAACATACAGAtgacaattttgaattttgaaaacttaaaatttcggaaaaatgcaaaataatatttttttatttgaacgaAAATACGATGcaggatttaaaaaaatatttatatttgtagtaaaattaaaaattatttggtctcattattttaaaatatttttttttaaattttaataaaacaattaattaaatccaaatacaatataaaaatatataacatatgagacgaagtaaaattttttcattctGCCTGGCATAGTGTGCAAGGGAATTTGAAAACATctcatatttttaagtaatcgtTATTAACTCATTAAAGGACGTCGCGTCATCGACCCTCAAAATTGTTATCGtgattggtttttaatttatggttTGTTTATTCCTGGTGTCatagtgttaataatataatgtgaaatGTTAAATAACCAATATTAACTCTCTACCCCCCTCCTCCCCTACTCAAGCATAGTTTTTAGGAGgtaaatataccataatatgctataacttataaaaacataactacaTAAGGTAATGCATCGTATgcttgtatacctattattaataaatatagttattaagtcacaaaaaaaatatataataataattgtctctTAATATgtgtatcaataatattgtcattatgcctgatttaatattttttcaacgtcTCACTGAACTAGAGACTTACGACTCACTCCCGAACtaaaacctataggtatattatagcctatttcatatttgtaggtacatttaaaaggaaaataacaaataaaaacagcttgtaaaattattgaattttaggTAAAAATCGAAATTCTCTACAGTTTTTCAAAAACAGTTTACTTAATAAGTAATTTGTAAGTAATTGTAAGTTCTATGTTGAGAATTGTTCCTAAATCAGTACTAATTTACGAAATAGGAATAgtgtatacacatttttaacgaAAGTACTATACAATACGTCACGACAAATAAGTCTCTAGGCGGCAACCCTATCTGACTATAGGTTTACTTTCCAGTTTTCAATGGGAAATGGCTACAGTTTCTTTATACTTTTtgagttattacattattaaattactatggGTTAGtcgatagacatttttttttgtgctcGCTGCTTTGTACCAttcgtcattactcattagttgaTGCATATAATAGAGCGTTGAGACTATATgtgaatatttgaattattttaaatttaaattgaaattatattgtagtcTAAGTGTCTAACAAACGCCCGTGTTCTAACTCTAAGAGTAATTGTGTAAATTCTTATAATGTAGAACCAAACTTGGtccaaatcatattattttcatcccTAGAATCTATTTAATTGTTGGTTTTCAACAATTGTAcacttatcacttatcagtgaTACAAACCGAATATAGGTTCcgtcatagacctataaactaatggacagcgcattctACTCGCCACCCTGCCATCAATGCACGGGaatcatataagagaaagaaggaagaaagaacgaagagagaaaagagagaaagaacataaaggggGTAATCATATAGACGTATGAAACTAATACTGTATTCCCCCCACGTTCttttttctcttttactctatGTCGTACCCATGACCTCTCTTTCTAAGCGCTGTcaattagtttataggtctatgggtTCCGTATAAGTCATGCACTGGaaattgctataatataatagacaaaATAATGTACATGTAGTAAgatacttgtaaaatatttagtctACTTTTATCttggtattatactataataccacCTATAAAGGGTTGCTATTagttacactaaaaatattacCAAGGACTTTTTATCACgccgtattataaattatcatgtttttataatcacataattaattataatatttggtacaatcaacaatttgaaaacaaaatacaatttatgaaaaaattaaatgatttaaataattaaataaattttaaaaattaataattgaactCAAATTCcggttgaatttaatttataaattatatttcttttccACGTTGTTTATTTCCTCCTCCATAAACACTGATTGGATTTTAATTGGATTTTCTGCACTGTTGGATAGTTAGTTTTTGTATTGTTTCATTTCTCGCTTTGCATTCACAACGAaatgtaaataaacattttattgacaaacGAAAGGGGCCAATATAGGGATAACTTTTTTCCTAAATCCTGTCCCCGGAAAATTGAATGGTGTAATACTGTATTAGAAATAAACTTGTAGGTAAACcgcaattttaaaaaaattttcaagaaACCACTTTTTGACCTTTAAAAATTCAGTGTTgcttacatattttcttttcttttttttccggGCGGAGGTACACTTAAAACCAATTTGCTCGTCAAGTTATTAGCTATTACACTAAAACTAAAATACACCAAACTTTTCatagtaggtattaggtacaatgGTACATACAACATATTTAATTGGCCCCTGACGGATTCTCCATCTCGGTTGGATATTTGTCCACAAAGCTAGGTACAACGACACCGACTTGCTGGTGAACTGAGGAACACTAACCAAAATACACAGAGTTCCCCATTTTGTATTGTTTCATTTTCCCCCAGGAAAGTCGGGTAATACTATCTAGatagtatatgatataaagtataaattataggtaattattataatagatgtgatgaataaaaaaaaaaatttaaaaacataagaccaaaattaaaaatgaatcgattatttatttttgtttaatcgtatcatatttaatacaatatattaattgtagtgTAGGCTGTGGGCTGAATTTTGCTTAGGACTGCATTACTGCAGTGAATATCCAGATCGATCGAATCATTTACCAATATAATACgagtttagtatattattgtaatattgtattatgcatTTAGTCGACTGGTTTGTAGATTCTGGTGCAGGTGATTTTGTCGATAGTTAGGACCTAAAAATACAcgaatcataaattaatataacacattaacaaAACGCAATCGTTTAATCGGACCAACAATCGacgtaattttgttatatacctactaaaaatgttgttataaaaTACGTCGAACGTCACATTATTACGTGatctaagtaggtatacaaggtgtaacagaaagacctgacaaatcaaataacttttgatataatcaatatttaaaatattttttttcatatacaatttataggcCCTTTTGCTACaaatacagtacctacctacgcaatttttttttatactgaaaataaacaaaattaaattttaatacattttttcaggtCTTTCTGTTATACTCTGTATGTAGAGACAAATAGGcagtcagtggcgtatttaggtttttgtctggggggggggggtatgatTTTGTCCAGTAGCCCTGCCTTTAAAGTTAGTGGTGTTAAAATAGGACTCTGAAAacttttgcataatatatacagcctatgggtgggggggggggggggggggggtgatccCCTTgaccccccgtaaatacgccactggaaAAAATGTGTTATATGCACGCCTATGTATGTGTAGGGAGGTGATATGGATCTTGTCATTAGTTTTGTACCATTTTCAATTCATCAGGATTGAATTCCCTGACGATCGTGGTTTCACTGTGCTTGTCAGATTTCTGAACGTGCACCAGCTTGTTTCCATCCTGGCGGATGATCGAATTCACTTTGCGGCCGTCGAGCGTCTCTTCGACGAATTCCTCGTTCAGGCTGAACACGATCAATGAGTTTTTCATAGTCGAGTTTGACGACAACGCCAATTTTCCGTCGCTGGTTTTGGTCAGTTCCACCACCGGAGTCGCGGAGTTGCCCAATGTGCGTTTTACCAAGCCGACGCCtgcgtagaaaaaaaaacaatttttttaaccgTTTTTctctaatatgtattttttctacgtgttataaattaaaataagtataaaatataggtatacaggaCAGTGGCGCAGGAATTATTTTTcatgcggggggggggggggtaaaacataaaacacctaacaactattatatatttatttgtgatttataacagaaaaccttaaataatattgtattcttttaatgttgatatagatagtatattttcataatataagaattatataaatgtattgatataattatagtataatataaataaaaatacattatatttatacatttatagtttatacattgaaacaaaacatattttgtttatacctgaagtttttttttttttttttttattaatgagaTTTTACTGAATAATTATATCTcgacaattacattttaaaaattaatacaataaaacctGAAGTTATATATTCaaaagtaacaatatataaataaatataaaaaaaatgtatctactttatattttaagttatattctaaagtaacaatacataaataaaaattactcaatatgtttattatgtattatgttataacttataataataaataataaatcgataataataatattattattacacacattcatatattcatgaaaatgagatcaattttgaatacataaacGTATAACTGTATATATTAAACGTAATTTACGATTGTACACCCTTTAATAATGTAGTAGGGGGAGCAATAGTATACTTTTGCCCCCCTTGGATTATATCTAATGGGTCAATTGCCCCCTctacttcccccccccccttttccGACGCCACTAATACAGGATATGCGAGAAATCTCTCGGATGAGATCCCCACCGATTTTGTTGCACAGCATTTGAAAAATTGGCGTGTCCTattgtctatactctatactatTATCATGGATGACCAAACTTCTTTTGCTTAAGATCTACtgagaatttaatattttttcctttgATGATCGACAAAcgtaaaacaatacatttttttttaaaatctttattactaatattaataataaacatacgttattatatgtaaataataaaattaaagtataaagttATCTAAAAATTAGTGTTTCGCataaaatttctaaataatttctaaataattttattgttggcATAGAAGCGTATCATTGCATATGGTTGGCCAGTTTATTATAACCTGAAGATTAGTAGTCATCTGCTAAATAAAGACGCTGCTCTAAATTATCATTAGAAAGTATAGCTCGGTAGGTCAGCTTTTATATAACTTTCATGTGAGAAAATACCATTGCCAAATATAAGTACTAACAAACAGTGGCGCCGAAGTCCATGCTAAGTTCGGGCTGTGGCCCTTACctcttttttgaaaaattttttttacatcataaCTTTATTATGAGCATGAGTATATTTAAACCATGGTTATAAATGAATGTACATTATGGTACCttgctatattaaataattaaggtATTGAGGCCCCGAAGTTTTGAATTTGCCGgaccacatttttaaaaacctcGGCGCCACTGCTAACAAAGAGGATCGACTTTGAAATCGTCCAAGATCGATCGTTTGGCCGCTCCTGGTCTGTATAATacaggtacctacgtatattggGACTTGGCCAGTAATGTACTAAAAacgctatttaatatttatactattaatataattttaacatataatataatatttatatttttaattttataataatcataaaaccgTAATTAAGTGTTTGATATTACCATTGCATATGATtcgtatagttattacttattaatgtaattatattttatacctatatatatatatttataagaattaagCTGCggtaatgactataataatgataatatgagaTACACATTTCAGTATTTCACGttactttttttgttaaatataataatataataagcgtacaacattttaatacttagatattgattaatatatatttaataatatgatagtatacattattatacagtttcATAGTTCAATAATCCAACATAACTCGACCAAAATAAcgtttttgttgtataaatgtataaattgaaataactgAATAGCTCGCTGTTGCCTGTTTCTGTTTAAGACATTCTTGTGATAATATTACGTAAATACCTATGTGttacgtacctacatatacctactttatatagttataagtaaAATCGATTGTTTTAATGTTCAAGACAGAAcacgtcatataataatataatatgattatgcattaatactggtataattatatattattataatattatataatatatacataaacaatagCTTATAATGGCCATATTGTGAATACAGCGaaacctcgataactcgaacTGGTTTGGGACAAATAAAACTTgagttattgaaaattaaaattatagaggTTCAATTTATCAAGGTTCCACTGTATCAATAAATtcagaaatttgaaaatttaaaaatcacgaCGAAATGTATTACTCATAAGTACGTAGCTTATACAATTAAGCTAAGTAGAAAActatttaaagatttattattttatttctcgatTTGCATTTACGACGTTTTGTACGTcataaagatttttatttctaatcaaTCGTCTCCGAACAGGCCACACAAAGCTGACTCACAAGTTTCTTATAGCTAAAGAGGAGCCCACTCAATGCACATTTTGTGGAGTTACTCTAAcagtaaaacatataataacagAGTGCTATCAATACATCAACGAACTCGGAAAATTCAATATTCCACCCAACATGAACGAAGCATTGGGACCAGGCATcgaaaacatataaaatatattagcttTCCTAAGGAAGGCcgacctatataataaaatttaaaccttttgttaatgataattataatattaatgttactagaaattacatataattaacaaaatattattaattgcacAATTTTAGGACCAGAAAtcacttattatgtatttaacacaaaaactaataacctttgctgttgatattttttgaagttcaataaaaaaaaaaaagaagattttATTGACACGGTCAATAGTGtttgcttatttttaaatacagtttTATCTGGTGAATTGTTTTCAAAACATATCGCACCAAaccgtttttttgtattttattacctactaatttGTCAAGATACTACAGTAACAACTAACAGTAATTAAACGATCGcctctattattataatataatatgtttaaataacaacgataataatacataaaataaatgtgtattcaATTTCGATGGTAGTTGGtttttatttgacaaaaatctacatagtaaataatattactatagattATATAGAGTACCTATCGCTacgcataatataggtattaatgtatttaacagAATTATTTACCAAAAATGCTCAAAGAAAAGGGTAGATGAGCATGTTTGGTATGCCTATGTTagcatgtatattttttataataatctgaaaaatgtctttattttaaaagtacctacctattacttaggttttaaattaatcgttttataattaaacCTACACAATTACAATGTCAACAGAAAACCACTTTCGATTTGCTTCAATGcgttttaaatcaattaaacatCCAATACAATTTGAAGGTTATtggaagtaataataataaaaaagttaattcttacaaattaatttttataatactattaatactccgtaaaaatatttacaagtaataaaaaaattttaaaaatcatgcatttttcaaaattattaaacagcATTAGTGGAatactcattatttttaattgaataagttattattaaaatgtgaatGTATATACAAAAGTAATGCTAATGACCTAGGTAGTCGAAGCAGAAATGTATAACtttaagaccaataaaaaaaaataaaaatagtggaATGGtggcaattaataatattgcccgaaacatttttacaagacatattattaaatcaaaagaaataaataagcaaaaatactctgaatattataataatgcgtttCTTCATTGCGtggaaatataatttactcatgtgtaattttgttttcaatttaaatttaaataacgatTATAACATTCCATTATAGTACGCGTTTTTTCCATACCTAAAATCTGTGCTTTGGAATTTATAACGGCAGCGTGTAATGCGTGTAAATTTTTCAgacgataaataaatatagcgTATTGTTTACTTACCCAGAGCTTTCATGTATTCGTCAAAATTTTCGCTGGTGTCCAGCTTGTACTTTTTGTCGAAAATCAAAGACATTTTTTCACCTGTACGAGTcttctaaaacaatataatatattatggcggCAGGAGTACAATTTTTCGTACCGGCGATCAGGCGACTACTGACTGTAACCACAcacaactaataatattttacgctCGCTCGAATACATACCGGCTTGATATACCgctttgatatattataatcggcAATGTGTGCTACGATAGGCAtacgataaatataattatattgtacatgactatgaatattatattattatctttgaaaATAAATGTCCATAAAATTAAGAACCAAGTGATACATCAAACAAATATGccaaatatatactttttgtaattatataaatcgtaaaattattatcattaaacaaaatcaatcaaattaaaGCATCGTCAAGTAATAGAATCGATATGCATcgaacaacatattataataatttgatgagTATAATTTTAACCGTTTTAGATGTAATAGacctctaaataaaatatattgtattagtgttgtgtgttatgataaattattgattgaaGTACtttagacattattttttttttcatttaaatcgttTTAGATTTCGATCAAAGTTcataaaacacattaaaaaaaaatcgaatttaagttgattttttgattttttttcaatgttttctaTGCGTGTACCTGTATGAAATTATGACGCCAGTCGATGCACTATTTTGAACAAATGCAAATTGTTGGTATAGTTTTGAATGATGATTATTGAGGTCAATACCTTAATATGATAAATccgatattacaatatttattcatattaaagtaattataaaccaagtactaactggatttttttttaaatatagcttCCTAAAATatcttatcatattttaattgtaatttaataaaatataatttttagttaaaaccATGGTGTAATATATCGTGGTTTGAACTTTACGTGctccatttttattttgttgaatattcttgtgatcattattttgttaatttgattataaatttataaccaacaattatgattaaaatatcaaacatataatattacactattaaattttaatattgaatttaatttagacataatatacGCGAgtcattaatcaataatcattattgtaatgcactattatgaattttatgttattcacTATTTGTTTGGTTCTATACACAACaatcatttaacaataaattattaactgtacCTACTTGGCTACTACtgtttctaaaatctaaattttatagCTACAAGTAAAGAAGTGACTTAAACAAATGGCcaatattaagaaaattataactattttataaacgtttattGAAAAAACTGTTctgtttaaattcaaaaatatctaatatctaatatcttattaatattataatattatttaatacggtCGCATGTTGTCCGTTTTTTGGGTATTTACTAACTATATCATTTAACTgaatctatataggtattatcattaatcgatttacataatacatattattatgtatagtgacCGGGATTTCTATTGCATTTAGtagtaaatattactattttaattattggaaAACTGTTTGTATGTTAtgtttcaattataaattatatatttattatattatattacttaacatattctcagataatattatattattaaactatgaacacacatattttaaaatgtaccaacgcatgttataacttatattgtttTGTGAAGAAGTGAAAAGACGAATTTTTGATTAGGTAGAATcaatattcacaatattataacatcgaggactatagtctataagtcaatatattttatataaagatgGGTGTTGGAACTTGGAACTATTacaatttagatattattatttatttcactttACTTTAGACCGGTTCACTACTTTACCAACCTATCGGTAACTTTGtatcagtaaaaaaataaactttatatatttattatttattaaagatattatttatttaccaaaacgattattcaaatattgaagTTGTTATGCAACACTAGGGCCAAGTGGAACTCGTCGTGAAATCGTCCTGAGTCAGTCCTTTCAAGTCCGGCTCACTAGGTACATAGATGTAGTCATAATAGGCCCACATTTATTACAAAACGTACGAATTGACAAGTACCTATATTGCTATTCATATGGTGTTCTATATGTTATTTGTGAAGGTAGTACCTacgtatactattttttttagctaAGAATTTGATGGATCtgatatgattatataatatagtgataaatGGATACTTTTAAATCGAACGCTACCATACATCATTTTAAActgaaaattattatcagtaAAATAAGGTAGTATACTCCTCaaatgcaaggctgggcattaacgagttaaacagttaatttaattttaatttttaacttaactagttacttttggcttttcattaacttaactgttaacttactaaatttctttcttaattaacctgaaattaacgagttaagttttcattttaagaagtaagtcaagttaatttattttgtttttaattttataatatttcactatttcagtctacctatttcgttttcatgtcaaaaaatatgtatcgtaaattgtttaaagttaaaaatgtatatctaatttgtatggaaatactgtatgaattataaacactatatatcctataatttagttttgggttggtaaaaaattaagtacgctaacgttgtataaacaaattaacttttttttaacttaataaaaagttaacaaaaagtgtgtattatcTTTTAACTTCACTGAGTTaacctaaagttaaattaacttttaacttttaactttttgttattagtacatattaacttaactgagttaaaaaaaaatcattaacttgcccagccttgctcaAATGTGccaatattttgttcaaagcTAAGTTCTGAAAACTGTGATTAATCTAGTACGTGTGATCAATTTTGTTGCCTCAAAAAGTTCTTTGTTAGGTtaacaatatcaatatttcCAGCGCAAGACAGTAAAATGCttttaatcttaaatatattcttcattaaactttttaacgTCCGAAACAATTTCCAGAACGGCAGAACCGTATTttcctatttatttaaaaatatatagttaaaatgatacataatatgattagaccttgtattacattttaaatctagtgatgaaaaataaaatatgctgccgcataataattttataataaacagtacattattatatttaatttacttgattgcaaatgtaaatatttatagagtATTACAGTAAACccggttaaaaaatattatttaaatactgtatGGTAcacttaatttatattcatcTATGACGAAAGCTCATAGCAT
Coding sequences within:
- the LOC132951223 gene encoding fatty acid-binding protein, muscle-like gives rise to the protein MSLIFDKKYKLDTSENFDEYMKALGVGLVKRTLGNSATPVVELTKTSDGKLALSSNSTMKNSLIVFSLNEEFVEETLDGRKVNSIIRQDGNKLVHVQKSDKHSETTIVREFNPDELKMVLTIDKITCTRIYKPVD